A region of the Marmota flaviventris isolate mMarFla1 chromosome 3, mMarFla1.hap1, whole genome shotgun sequence genome:
GTGTTAGCTGGACAGCGGGCACCGGCTCATTTTCCTCTCCTGGAGCCCTCTGACCCTGGCCCACCTGTCCTGTTTGAGATGTGCTCAATTCCGGGCCTTCCCTCTTACAGTGTCCTTTCTAGAATGCCCTCTCCCATTGCCCCTGCATGCTAACCCTGCTCGGAGTCTTGGTTGCACAGAATTGGCCCTGGAGAGTACCCTAAACTCCTCACCATGGGCACAAAGCCAGAATCCTCTTTCACTGTGTCATCCAGAAGGACAAGTATCTTGGCCAAGTGTTGGTCATCATACTCAAAGCGTCGGGCATAGATGAGGGAGGAGATCACATTGCACACTGTTCTCTTCAGCAGGGACATGGGGTTAAAGGGGTTTCCTGGGTGGGGCCAGGCCAATCAGGATGTGGCTCCTGCCACCCAGGTCTACCCATCTCATCCCCTTCCATGCCCCTCAGCCCATCACCCACCAGTCTTTTTGGCAAAGGCTGTACAGAGGCAGCTGGCCTCCTTGGTCATCCACTGCTCCAGGGACTTCTTGCCCAGGCCAAAGTTGCGCATCGTCGACACAGAGAAGCGCCGCTGCTCACGCCAGGCATGTCCATAGGTTGCCATGATCACACCTGGGAATGTTGGGGACAGATTCTAAGCCTGACCCTGCCCTACCCTTCTCCTCCCCTGATGTCATAGGATTTCTCCTCTACTCAGGACACATGCATCTCTAGCTTTTCTCTGTAGGCCGGTGTGTCCATCCCTGTAGGTCCTGAAGTCACTGATCCCTATTTCCAGGTATCAGCCGCCCACACCAATCCATCCCCCAGTTTTCCATTTCTGTGGCTGCTGAAATTTGCCTTGAGACCGTGGTCCGAAGCCCAGGTGCTCATAGATGGGCCTCAACGGGCGGTCGGAGGTGTCCTCACTGTGGCTCACCAGGGCCTCCCGCACAGCGGCCAGCCCATTGAGCACAATGACAGGCTTCCAGACCAGCTGCAGGCTGAACATGTCACCAAAGCGGAACCTCATCTGCAGGCAAAAGGGCCACGTATTTGTCCAGCTGAACTCCCTGCTGGGCTGCAGACCTTCGCCTCACCACAAAAGACCCAGGGACTCTGCAGTGTGCCAACTCCGGGAAGAGACCTGGTATTGACATGTGGGAACATGGGGTTGGGAGTCACACCCTGTAAAGTGGACTAACTCAGTTTGTATTCAACTTTCTGGATCCACAGCTATGACCTTGCCAATCAGGATATTGTCAATCGGGACAATAGTGCTCCACTGTACAGAGCAGGAGACAGGGTCACACAGGTGAGCAGTGAGATGTAAGAGCCacagaagaaaatttgaagtGGATCTGTCAATCTGTGTCCACTTCAGTTGCTGAATGATGTTGCTACTCAggaccctggcccctccccaTCCCGACGACCTTTCCCTCTGATGGAATCACAAGGGACTGGGGCCTACACAATTTATACCTGTCCACCTGGATCCCAAACCCAGTGCCAATCCAGTCCCAACTCCTGGCCTTTGTCCTCTCACACCTTTGCCCTTGGAAAGTTGAAAGTGTCCCCGAGCTCTGCCGTGCCCTCTCCCAGGACGCCTCTCAGCCTGCTTCCTTTCACTGCACAACTCCTGGTCCACCTTGGCTTCACTCTCAACCCATCTCTTTTTGTCCTGGGTTCCCTCCACTGTGATCCACCAGACACTCCCTGACCCTGGGTgttggagggtactggggattaatcccaggggcacttaaccactgagttacattctcagccctttctattgtttattttgatggaagctctcactacattgctcagtctacctggaacttgcaatcctcctgcctcagctacctgagatgctgggatcacaggtgtgcaccaccaaacctGGCTCCTTTACCTTTTGGAAGGAGCTGGGCATGTTCTGGAAGTCAATCTGCAGCAGGTTGCCCAGCCCGGGCAGTGGCAGGGGGCCTGGTGGGTAGCGTGCAGCCCAGCGTTGGCGCCGGTGCATCAGGTCCACCAGGAGCAGGAAGAC
Encoded here:
- the LOC139705152 gene encoding cytochrome P450 2D4-like isoform X4 — encoded protein: MSASGDTSHPDHNGGSRKDETLIVDSPMPPHMEDPGWCAWQVYLEWPGEPGVPEELVDSTAAMGLLTGDALWALSVAVAVFLLLVDLMHRRQRWAARYPPGPLPLPGLGNLLQIDFQNMPSSFQKMRFRFGDMFSLQLVWKPVIVLNGLAAVREALVSHSEDTSDRPLRPIYEHLGFGPRSQGVIMATYGHAWREQRRFSVSTMRNFGLGKKSLEQWMTKEASCLCTAFAKKTGNPFNPMSLLKRTVCNVISSLIYARRFEYDDQHLAKILVLLDDTVKEDSGFVPMVLNVVPVLLRIPGLPGWVFPAQKAFKAMVDELLEEHRMTWDPAQPPRDLTDAFLAEVGKAASNRRLMK
- the LOC139705152 gene encoding cytochrome P450 2D4-like isoform X3 → MSASGDTSHPDHNGGSRKDETLIVDSPMPPHMEDPGWCAWQVYLEWPGEPGVPEELVDSTAAMGLLTGDALWALSVAVAVFLLLVDLMHRRQRWAARYPPGPLPLPGLGNLLQIDFQNMPSSFQKMRFRFGDMFSLQLVWKPVIVLNGLAAVREALVSHSEDTSDRPLRPIYEHLGFGPRSQGVIMATYGHAWREQRRFSVSTMRNFGLGKKSLEQWMTKEASCLCTAFAKKTGNPFNPMSLLKRTVCNVISSLIYARRFEYDDQHLAKILVLLDDTVKEDSGFVPMVLNVVPVLLRIPGLPGWVFPAQKAFKAMVDELLEEHRMTWDPAQPPRDLTDAFLAEVGKARGTLRAASMMRTCASWPRPTGD
- the LOC139705152 gene encoding cytochrome P450 2D4-like isoform X2 gives rise to the protein MSASGDTSHPDHNGGSRKDETLIVDSPMPPHMEDPGWCAWQVYLEWPGEPGVPEELVDSTAAMGLLTGDALWALSVAVAVFLLLVDLMHRRQRWAARYPPGPLPLPGLGNLLQIDFQNMPSSFQKMRFRFGDMFSLQLVWKPVIVLNGLAAVREALVSHSEDTSDRPLRPIYEHLGFGPRSQGVIMATYGHAWREQRRFSVSTMRNFGLGKKSLEQWMTKEASCLCTAFAKKTGNPFNPMSLLKRTVCNVISSLIYARRFEYDDQHLAKILVLLDDTVKEDSGFVPMVLNVVPVLLRIPGLPGWVFPAQKAFKAMVDELLEEHRMTWDPAQPPRDLTDAFLAEARGTLRAASMMRTCASWCLICSLQGW
- the LOC139705152 gene encoding cytochrome P450 2D4-like isoform X1, which codes for MSASGDTSHPDHNGGSRKDETLIVDSPMPPHMEDPGWCAWQVYLEWPGEPGVPEELVDSTAAMGLLTGDALWALSVAVAVFLLLVDLMHRRQRWAARYPPGPLPLPGLGNLLQIDFQNMPSSFQKMRFRFGDMFSLQLVWKPVIVLNGLAAVREALVSHSEDTSDRPLRPIYEHLGFGPRSQGVIMATYGHAWREQRRFSVSTMRNFGLGKKSLEQWMTKEASCLCTAFAKKTGNPFNPMSLLKRTVCNVISSLIYARRFEYDDQHLAKILVLLDDTVKEDSGFVPMVLNVVPVLLRIPGLPGWVFPAQKAFKAMVDELLEEHRMTWDPAQPPRDLTDAFLAEVGKARGTLRAASMMRTCASWCLICSLQGW